The Microcystis aeruginosa NIES-843 sequence TGGCAAAACAATTGTCGGAGTTTATGCCATTTTAGCGGCTCTACAATCCGGTTATCAAGCAGCATTAATGGCTCCCACGGAAGTTTTAGCAGAACAACATTATCGTAAGTTAGTTAGCTGGTTTAATCTCTTACATTTACCCGTAGAATTATTAACTGGTTCCACAAAAACTGCTAAACGGCGAGAAATTCACGCCCAATTGGAGACAGGAGAATTACCACTTTTAGTGGGAACTCATGCCCTAATTCAAGATGCAGTTAATTTCCGCAAATTGGGGTTAGTTGTTATTGATGAACAGCATCGCTTTGGGGTACAACAAAGGGCAAGATTATTAAGTAAAGGAGAGTCTCCCCACGTTTTAACCATGACAGCAACACCGATTCCCCGTACTTTAGCTTTAACCCTGCATGGGGATTTGGATGTGAGTCAAATTGACGAATTACCCCCCGGCAGACAACCGATTCAAACCACCGCTTTAAATGGGAATCAAAGAAGGGCTGCCTATGATTTAATTCGGCGTGAAATTGCCCAAGGCAGACAAGCTTATGTGATTTTTCCCTTGATTGAAGAATCGGAAAAATTAGATGTTAGGGCTGCGGTGGAAGAATATCAAAATTTATCAGAAAAGATTTTTCCCAATTTTAATATCGGTTTACTCCATGGTCGCATGAGTTCCGCCGAAAAAGAGGAAATCTTAACAGCTTTTCGCGATAATATTCTGCAAATTATTGTCTCAACTACGGTTATCGAAGTGGGGGTGGATGTTCCCAATGCCACGGTGATGTTAATTGAAAATGCCGAACGTTTTGGCCTTTCACAATTGCATCAATTACGGGGGCGCGTGGGCAGAGGTTCCCATCAATCCTATTGTTTACTTTTAAGTGGCAGTAATAGCGCTAATTCCCGTCAAAGATTAACGGTTTTGGAACAATCCCAAGACGGCTTTTTTATCTCGGAAATGGATATGCGATTTCGCGGTCCGGGGGAAGTTTTAGGACAACGACAATCGGGTTTACCAGATTTTGCCCTCGCTAGTTTAGTCGAGGATCAAGAGGTGTTAGTTTTGGCAAGAGATGCCGCCGAAAAAATTATGTTAGATGATCCCCATTTAATCACTTTGCCCAATTTGAAACAAGCCTTAGAAGCTAAATATCAACGGATGTTGGGAGCGGATATTTTAACTTGATTTAGATGTTCAGTAATCAGTATCCAGTTATTAAAAACTGATTATTTATTCTCCGTTTTGCATGAGTGCCTCTCTTGATATGTAGCCCATACTCAAGGGATGGCCGTATTACTTCCGATTTTATCACTCAATCCAAGCTTTTGGGGGGTTCTACCCCCCAAACCCCCCGTTGGGGGCGTGGCGCCGCCCCCAAACCCCCCGCGCATTAGTTTTTCGGTGGGATGCTTACACGCGGCTGCTGACACATCTGTAATAATTTAGGAGTCACTGATAATTGCTGATTGTCGGTATTTCTACAAATGTGAGATGCACCCAATCAGTAATCAGTAAACAGTAATCAATAATCAGCGAAAAGACAGCAGCAAACTGGCATTTGATGAGGCTCACTTAATACATACTGCTCACTCAAAACTTAAAACTCAAATCTTATAACTGATAACTGATAACTGATAACTGATAACTGACGACTGATAACTGATTCAATTAACCAAATTTAATCATTTCTCGCCCTGCCATCACGGGTAATTCCCCTTTTAAAATCGGAATCAATGTCTCGCGAATTCTGTCCGCATCGGGGGGACAACCCGGCATAAAAATGTCGATGGGAATGACTTGATGGACGGGCAGCACTTGATCTAATAATTCGGGAACGATACCGGGTTCTTCTGGTAGTTGAGGTGTGTTATCTCCTAACTCTAAATAAGCTCTTTTTAGCACGGGATCAGCAGTTCCCAACATATTCCGCATAGCGGGAACGTTAGCAGTCACAGCGCAATCACCAAAAGAAACGACGGTTTTGGTATTTTGGCGGACTAGATGAATTAGTTCTAAATTATCCTGATTAGCGATCGCTCCTTCCACTAAACAGACATCGACATTTTCGGGATAGGTTTTCAGATCGCAGCCGACGGGACTATACACCACGTCAACTTTTTCGGCTAATTCTAACAGCCATTCATCCAAATCGAGGAAGGACATATGGCATCCCGAACAACCGGCTAACCAGACAGTAGCGAAGCGAATTTTACTCATAATTTTAATTTCTTGGTTGGTATTGTTGGCTGAGTTGCAATTTGGTCAAAAGGATCAAACGAAAAGAAATACTCTTTTAAGCTATTTTTGCCTCCCGGATAAACTCTTGCATTTTTTCCTCAAAGAAAGGAGCTATATCTAGATTTTTCCAGTCTTTAAGTAGCTCAAAAATAATCGCCTCCGATGCAAAATTTCCCGTATAGGAAATAAAAGAAAAAGGACGTTTGCCGAAATTGAGCAAACAGCTTAAAATCGTGCAATGGTCTTTTACTCCAAAACCAAGAGAACAGGTTTTATCTCGATCTTTTACTCGCCAATTATCAGCACTTTTGGCATAAATATCTAGGGCAACCAAAGCGGAATCCACCTCTCTAGAATATTTAATTAAGAGCGAATACAAAACCCTAGGCTCTTGACTGACATCAGACAAAATTTCAATTATCCGACAAGGAATACTAGAAAATTGCGCCGTCAAATTGGAGAGAGACTGACACATTTCTAGGGCTTGCAGAAATTGCGATTCGGGTGATGTGGTCATAATTATCTTGTTTGCTGAATTGAATCAGACCAAGGATATTGTTTTTGTGCCAGTAAATGCGCTTGTTGCTGCGAAAAGCCTCGATTAATCACTAAGTCAGATTCGTAGATTTCATGATTGAGAAACATCTGATCAAGATTATTCCCTTGAGCGCCAGCGAGTCTTCGCCAAGCTGCTACCATTAAACCTTCGGGAAAAAATTGATATCGAGACACTCCCGATCCAAAAGCATAATCCTTGGCGCGTCGGATATCGATCTCCGATATTTCGTATTGGGCAGCAATCCCTAGGATATCTTGATTATTATCCATAATCTGATCATATTCCTCCCTTACCTTGGCGGTTAGTTTCTGCTCGTAGATATCTAAATGCGCCCATCGATCACTATCACCCTCCATTGATTACTTTAACGCGTCCATTGGTGTTGAGTCCTAGCATTAACTAAAAATTCCAACTTCGAGCGATCTTCCTCTTTTTCAGAAACGGCGGAACCCTTGCGGAATATCGCCCCGGTTGGACAAGCGGCAACACATTTGCCGCAGGAAGTACAGGCGGAAACGCTGCCCCAAGGCTGATCCATTCCCGCGATAATTTTATCTTTTTCGCCGCGATAAGCCAGATCCCAAACGTGCGCCCCTTCAATTTCATCGCAGACTCGCACACAACGGGTACAGAGAACACAACGATTATGATCGATACCAAAAAGATGATGGGAAATATCCACTTCTCGCTTGGGAAAACGGTAGGGAAAACGACTATGATCCATACCCACTTCGATGGCTAAATCTTGCAATTCACAGTTACCATTAGCCACACAAACCGCACAAACGTGATTGCCTTCAGCGAATAATAATTCCACTGTCATGCGGCGATATTCTTTCAGTTTTGGGGTATCGGTGTGAACCACCATTCCTTCCGCCACTTCCGTTACACAGGCAGGTAATAATTTATTAATACCTTCAATTTCTACCAAACATAAGCGACAGGCAGCCACTTCGGAAACCCCATCGAGATGACAGAGGGCAGGAATTTTTATTCCTACCTGACTAGCTGCTGCGAGAACTCGCGAACCTGCTTCGATCGCTACATCTTTGCCATCAATGCTTAAAGTGATTACGGACATAAAAATTATTCTCCTTGAGGATAATATCCCTCTCCTTCCCATAGGCCACGGTTTGTGGCCAAGGGTGGGATTTTTACAGAAAGTTTTAACCTAGACAATCGGCTAAGTCTTTTGCGGGGGTGGTAATCGGCTGCAGGTGATAGGTATCGGAGAGGAATTTGAGGACGTTGGGGGAGATAAATGCCGGTAAAGTTGGTCCCAGACGGATATTTTGCATACCTAGATGTAGCAGGGTGAGCAGTACAGCGATCGCTTTTTGTTCGTACCAAGAGATAATTAGGGAGAGGGGTATCTCGTTGACGCTAACGTTAAAAGCGTTGGCTAATCCTAGGGCGATTTTGATGGCACTATAGGCATCGTTACATTGTCCCAAGTCCATTAGCCGGGGTAATCCTTCGATACTACCTAATTGTTTGTCGAAAAAGCGGAATTTTCCACAGGCAAGGGTTAAAACGATGCAATCTTCGGGAACTTGTTCCACGAATTCGGTGTAGTAATTGCGATCGGG is a genomic window containing:
- a CDS encoding oxidoreductase encodes the protein MSKIRFATVWLAGCSGCHMSFLDLDEWLLELAEKVDVVYSPVGCDLKTYPENVDVCLVEGAIANQDNLELIHLVRQNTKTVVSFGDCAVTANVPAMRNMLGTADPVLKRAYLELGDNTPQLPEEPGIVPELLDQVLPVHQVIPIDIFMPGCPPDADRIRETLIPILKGELPVMAGREMIKFG
- the hoxU gene encoding bidirectional hydrogenase complex protein HoxU — protein: MSVITLSIDGKDVAIEAGSRVLAAASQVGIKIPALCHLDGVSEVAACRLCLVEIEGINKLLPACVTEVAEGMVVHTDTPKLKEYRRMTVELLFAEGNHVCAVCVANGNCELQDLAIEVGMDHSRFPYRFPKREVDISHHLFGIDHNRCVLCTRCVRVCDEIEGAHVWDLAYRGEKDKIIAGMDQPWGSVSACTSCGKCVAACPTGAIFRKGSAVSEKEEDRSKLEFLVNARTQHQWTR